The proteins below come from a single Zea mays cultivar B73 chromosome 8, Zm-B73-REFERENCE-NAM-5.0, whole genome shotgun sequence genomic window:
- the LOC109941429 gene encoding RNA cytidine acetyltransferase 1 yields the protein MRKKVDERIRTMIENGVRQRQRSMFVIVGDKSRDQIVNLNYMLTKSRVKSRPSVLWCYRDKLEISSHKKKRGKQIKKLMQRGLLDPEKADPFSLFMETSDITYCLYRDSERVLGNTFGMCILQDFEALTPNLLARTIETVEGGGLIILLLRSLSSLTSLYTMVMDVHERFRTESHTQAAARFNERFLLSIASCKACVVMDDELNILPISSHMKFIQPVTNNEDSEGLSERERELKELKDQFREDFPVGPLIGKCCTMDQGKAVINFLDSILDKSLRSTVALLAARGRGKSAALGLAIAGAVAAGYSNIFVTAPSPENLKTLFDFVCKGINALEYKEHLHYDVMKSADPELKKATIQINVYKQHRQTIQYLKPNDHGKLSQVELLVIDEAAAIPLPIVKSMLGPYLVFLSSTVNGYEGTGRSLSLKLLQQLESQSQPSVQSNGPNSSRLFKKIELNESIRYASGDPVETWLNDLLCLDLANSIPNISRLPHPKECDLYYVNRDTLFSYHKESEIFLQRMMALYVASHYKNSPNDMQLMADAPAHHLFVLLGPVDESKNQLPDILCVIQVCLEGQISRKSAMKSLSEGRSPSGDQIPWKFCEQFQDNVFPSLSGARIVRIAVHPSALRLGYGSAAIGLLSRYYEGQMRRLFDDDEEETEEPDVKIAEAAEKASLLEETIKPRANLPPLLVHLHERRPEKLHYLGVSFGLTQELFRFWRKHNFYPFYVGQIPSAVTGEHTCMVLRPLNSDDIEVSESNKHGFLDPFYQDFRQRFRRLLGTSFRHLNFKLAMSVLASKIDYSNHEPSEYDNNSTSKLLEDMLSPHDMKRLEAYSNNLVDYHLILDLVPILAHQYFSERLPVSLHGAQAAVLFCLGLQDKDIGTVKEELGIEREQVLSNFIKTMKKLYGYLHNIAGKKIETTLPRLKEIEMPPLSKSMDEDLAEAAKEVEEQRRAANEAPVDPKILQKYAIGDDNEIDKALQNTKVSASGIISVKSNRTKTDKKDKHKETGKSKRKGTDGGRSELKKKRS from the exons ATGAGGAAGAAGGTGGACGAGCGCATCCGCACGATGATCGAGAACGGCGTGCGGCAGCGGCAGCGCTCCATGTTCGTCATCGTCGGCGACAAGTCGCGCGATCAGATCGTCAATCTCAACTACATGCTCACCAAGTCCCGCGTCAAGTCGCGCCCCTCCGTCCTCTGGTGCTACCGCGACAAGCTCGAGATCAGCAG TCACAAGAAGAAGCGCGGCAAGCAGATCAAGAAGCTCATGCAGCGGGGTCTCCTGGACCCTGAGAAGGCCGACCCGTTCTCCCTCTTCATGGAGACCTCGGACATTACATACTGCCTCTACAGGGACTCTGAGCGGGTCCTTGGCAACACGTTCGGCATGTGCATACTGCAG GACTTTGAGGCACTGACGCCTAACCTTCTTGCACGGACCATTGAGACAGTTGAGGGTGGCGGTTTGATAATCTTGCTGCTCCGCTCGCTGTCCTCACTAACCAGTCTCTATACAATGGTCATG GATGTCCATGAAAGGTTTCGAACGGAGTCTCATACTCAAGCGGCTGCAAGGTTCAATGAGAGGTTCTTGCTGTCTATAGCATCATGCAAAGCATGTGTTGTGATGGATGATGAACTTAACATTTTGCCGATATCCTCTCACATGAAATTCATACAACCAGTTACAAACAATGAG GATTCTGAAGGTTTGTCGGAACGGGAGAGGGAGTTGAAAGAACTCAAGGATCAATTTCGCGAAGACTTTCCCGTTGGCCCGTTGATTGGAAAGTGCTGCACAATGGATCAG GGTAAAGCTGTCATCAATTTTCTAGACTCTATTTTGGATAAGTCCCTGAGGAGTACAGTTGCTTTGCTTGCTGCTCGTGGACGTGGTAAATCAGCAGCTCTTGGTCTTGCCATTGCTGGAGCTGTAGCAGCTGG GTATTCAAATATATTTGTCACCGCTCCAAGTCCAGAGAACTTAAAAACTTTGTTTGACTTTGTGTGCAAGGGAATAAATGCATTGGAGTACAAG GAGCATTTGCACTATGATGTGATGAAGAGTGCCGACCCAGAACTGAAGAAAGCAACAATTCAAATAAATGTCTATAAGCAACATCGTCAGACAATCCAG TATCTGAAACCTAATGATCATGGAAAGCTTTCTCAAGTTGAACTCCTTGTTATTGATGAAGCTGCGGCCATTCCATTGCCAATTGTTAAGTCCATGCTTGGTCCATACCTTGTTTTCCTCTCTTCCACTGTCAATGG GTATGAAGGTACAGGTCGATCATTGTCTCTGAAGCTTCTCCAGCAACTAGAATCCCAAAGCCAGCCATCTGTTCAGTCTAATGGACCTAATTCCA GTAGGCTCTTTAAGAAAATTGAATTGAACGAATCTATTAGATATGCCTCTGGTGACCCTGTTGAGACCTGGCTTAATGACCTACTTTGTTTGGATCTTGCAAACTCCATTCCAAATATCAGCAG GCTACCTCACCCAAAAGAATGTGATCTGTATTATGTCAACCGGGACACACTTTTCTCATATCACAAGGAGAGCGAGATATTTTTACAG CGGATGATGGCACTTTATGTTGCTTCCCACTATAAAAATTCGCCTAATGACATGCAATTAATGGCAGATGCACCAGCACatcatttgtttgtattgcttg GCCCTGTTGATGAGTCCAAAAACCAGCTCCCTGATATCCTGTGTGTAATCCAG GTTTGTTTGGAAGGACAAATCTCTCGAAAGTCAGCTATGAAAAGCCTGAGTGAGGGCCGTTCACCTTCCGGTGATCAAATACCATGGAAATTTTGTGAACAGTTCCAAGACAATGTATTTCCAAGTCTCTCAGGAGCTCGTATAGTGCGAATTGCTGTCCATCCTAGCGCCTTGAGG CTTGGGTATGGCTCAGCTGCCATTGGCCTTCTATCTCG GTACTATGAAGGGCAAATGAGAAGATTATTTGATGACGATGAGGAGGAAACGGAAGAGCCTGATGTGAAGATTGCTGAAGCTGCAGAGAAG GCTTCACTGCTAGAAGAGACCATAAAACCTAGGGCAAATCTTCCACCACTCCTTGTTCATCTTCATGAACGTCGTCCTGAGAAGCTCCATTATCTTGGTGTATCTTTTGGACTGACCCAAGAGCTTTTCCGCTTTTGGCGGAAGCACAACTTCTACCCGTTCTATGTCGGCCAGATTCCA AGTGCTGTTACTGGTGAGCATACCTGTATGGTGTTGAGACCCTTAAACAGTGATGACATCGAAGTTAGTGAGTCAAACAAACATGGATTTTTGGATCCGTTTTACCAAG ATTTCAGACAAAGATTCAGGCGGCTTTTGGGAACTTCTTTCCGGCATCTTAATTTTAAGCTTGCAATGAG TGTCTTGGCTTCGAAGATTGATTACTCAAACCATGAGCCTTCAGAATACGATAATAATAGCACTTCAAAATTATTGGAAGACATGCTATCACCACATGACATGAAACGACTAGAGGCGTATTCAAACAATTTAGTCGATTATCATCTG ATCCTGGATCTTGTACCCATCCTTGCACATCAGTATTTTTCAGAGAGGCTTCCAGTGTCATTACATGGTGCCCAAGCAGCTGTTTTGTTTTGTCTAGGCCTGCAGGACAAAGACATAGGCACTGTGAAG GAAGAGCTCGGGATAGAAAGGGAACAGGTTCTATCGAACTTCATAAAGACAATGAAGAAGCTGTATGGTTACCTTCATAACATTGCAGGGAAAAAAATCGAAACAACCTTACCTCGACTGAAAGAG ATTGAAATGCCCCCTCTTAGCAAATCGATGGATGAGGACCTTGCAGAAGCAGCCAAGGAAGTAGAG GAACAGAGAAGAGCCGCAAATGAAGCTCCTGTGGACCCAAAGATTCTGCAGAAGTATGCAATTGGTGACGACAATGAGATCGACAAGGCCCTGCAGAACACCAAGGTGTCTGCAAGCGGCATTATCAGCGTGAAGTCCAACAGAACAAAGACAGACAAGAAAGATAAGCACAAGGAAACAGGCAAATCGAAAAGGAAAGGAACAGACGGTGGCAGATCCGAGTTGAAAAAGAAGAGGTCTTAA